One genomic segment of Desulfomicrobium sp. ZS1 includes these proteins:
- a CDS encoding XrtA system polysaccharide chain length determinant, producing MNHELYQQLERYARILLQRKRVVVVVALLVMTLGVIISYVLPKKYEAQSTVFIEQSVISELVKGIATTPSMEAKIKVLTVAMLSRDTLIKVMRILDKDVEFASAMEQEAYIKDLRERISIRLDEKRGIFFISFQDSDPRYARDFVNTITQVYIESNTASKRDESLEATRFLSEQIESFKKRLDAVEEEINQYRAEHGLQLATDETTIRFEIADAERKLEAIRARKLELETKLQLIPSGTGRSTLLSDMERQLAALLTAYTDQHPKVVRLQGQIRAVKSSPSGGMTGNSGAAAKTLVQAEIEAATLQEQAQLATIEEKTDLLRRIPTLRTGLNELLRKKENETLIYSQLVTRYGQSEVSKQMEMENKSMNFRVVDPAVLPDIAVSPQRVPIMLLSALAGIGIGIAAIMVPYFMRGSVESLSDLRVLNQRVLAVLPAIPKPKEERLRVRGDRIFLSGAALYFLLLVAIGIMEALNKSPIDALFDRARDFWL from the coding sequence ATGAATCATGAACTGTATCAGCAACTTGAAAGGTATGCGCGGATCTTGCTGCAGCGCAAGCGCGTTGTGGTCGTCGTGGCTCTGCTGGTCATGACCCTAGGCGTTATAATCAGTTATGTCCTGCCCAAGAAATACGAGGCGCAATCCACGGTTTTCATTGAACAGAGCGTTATCAGTGAATTGGTCAAGGGCATTGCCACCACTCCGTCCATGGAGGCCAAGATCAAGGTTTTGACCGTGGCCATGCTCAGTCGGGATACACTCATCAAGGTGATGCGCATTCTGGATAAGGATGTCGAGTTTGCCTCCGCCATGGAACAGGAGGCATACATCAAGGATTTGCGGGAGCGCATCTCCATCAGACTGGATGAAAAGCGGGGAATCTTCTTCATCTCCTTTCAGGACAGCGACCCCCGCTATGCCCGCGATTTCGTCAACACCATCACGCAAGTCTACATCGAGTCGAACACTGCCTCCAAGCGGGACGAGTCCCTGGAAGCGACCCGCTTTTTATCCGAGCAGATAGAGAGCTTCAAGAAGCGCCTCGACGCGGTGGAGGAGGAGATCAATCAGTACAGGGCCGAGCATGGCCTCCAGCTGGCGACGGACGAGACCACCATTCGTTTCGAGATCGCCGACGCCGAGAGAAAGCTGGAAGCCATTCGGGCGCGCAAGCTTGAGCTTGAGACCAAATTGCAGCTCATACCCTCCGGGACGGGTCGGTCTACGCTCCTGTCCGATATGGAGCGCCAATTGGCAGCGCTTTTGACGGCCTATACGGATCAGCATCCAAAAGTCGTGCGGCTGCAGGGTCAGATCAGGGCGGTGAAAAGCAGTCCGTCGGGCGGTATGACCGGGAACTCGGGAGCAGCCGCCAAGACACTGGTTCAAGCCGAGATCGAGGCGGCCACGCTTCAGGAGCAGGCCCAGCTTGCGACCATCGAGGAAAAGACAGATCTTCTGCGCCGAATTCCCACGCTCCGCACGGGGCTGAACGAACTCTTGCGCAAGAAGGAAAACGAGACCCTGATCTACAGTCAGCTCGTGACCCGCTACGGCCAGTCGGAGGTTTCCAAACAAATGGAGATGGAAAACAAGTCCATGAATTTTCGGGTCGTGGATCCGGCCGTATTGCCCGATATTGCGGTCAGTCCCCAGCGCGTGCCGATCATGCTTTTGTCGGCCCTTGCCGGCATCGGCATCGGCATTGCCGCCATCATGGTGCCGTACTTTATGCGTGGATCGGTTGAGAGCCTTTCTGATCTGCGTGTTCTCAATCAGCGGGTGCTTGCCGTCCTGCCTGCCATTCCCAAACCGAAGGAGGAGAGATTGCGTGTCAGG